One genomic window of Agrobacterium vitis includes the following:
- a CDS encoding 3-oxoacid CoA-transferase subunit A gives MNKVFESTSDAVADIKDGASIAIAGFGVGHSYPNSLVLALQAQGAKNLAIIANSLGAGGDFRPQILVQNGQVSRLVLSFSVRPGMPSPEEEKIAAGEIALEMVPQGILVERLRAAGAGLPAFYSPVTVGTPLQDGKEVRRFGERDYVLEHALPVDVALIRGYRADRFGNVEFRGSSAHFHASFARAAKLTIVEVEHIVEAGEISPERVGLPGIFVSRVVQTVAKYPAPAGRMGRRAPESGREYFGKPALTRTNMAKRAAVLLPEGAYVNLGSGLPTLVAAHTQDKSIFLHAENGALGYDLLQDPTQFDVDFFDAAGNFIKMRPGGALFDSVASFEIARSGKLSAILLGAYQVSEKGDLANWAVPGQSGGGIGGAMDLASSGSKVIVLMEHCDGKGKPKFVRECSYPLSALACVDTVVTDLALLVRQGNGFEVTAIAEGFTPDEIRALTPIDITFAQSLEAM, from the coding sequence TTGAACAAGGTCTTCGAAAGTACCAGTGACGCTGTTGCGGATATCAAGGACGGCGCATCGATTGCAATTGCTGGCTTTGGCGTTGGCCATTCCTATCCCAACAGCCTGGTGTTGGCGTTGCAGGCACAAGGGGCCAAGAATCTCGCCATCATCGCGAATTCTCTGGGTGCAGGAGGCGATTTTCGCCCGCAGATACTTGTTCAGAACGGTCAGGTGAGCAGGCTTGTTCTGTCTTTCTCTGTCCGTCCGGGCATGCCTTCGCCGGAAGAGGAAAAGATTGCGGCAGGCGAGATTGCACTTGAGATGGTGCCACAGGGCATTCTCGTGGAGAGACTGCGGGCGGCGGGTGCCGGTTTGCCTGCTTTCTATAGCCCCGTCACTGTCGGAACTCCTCTTCAGGACGGCAAGGAAGTACGGCGCTTTGGCGAGCGGGATTATGTTCTCGAACATGCTCTGCCCGTTGATGTTGCGCTGATCCGTGGATACCGCGCTGACCGTTTCGGCAATGTCGAATTTCGCGGCAGCAGTGCGCATTTTCATGCCAGCTTTGCCAGGGCGGCGAAATTGACCATCGTTGAGGTGGAGCACATTGTTGAAGCTGGCGAAATCTCGCCCGAACGCGTCGGCTTGCCGGGGATTTTTGTTTCGCGCGTCGTGCAGACGGTTGCCAAATATCCGGCCCCTGCGGGCCGGATGGGCCGCCGTGCGCCTGAGAGTGGGCGGGAATATTTCGGCAAACCAGCCTTAACCCGGACGAATATGGCAAAACGTGCTGCTGTACTCTTGCCCGAAGGTGCCTATGTCAATCTTGGCTCAGGCCTGCCCACGCTGGTGGCTGCGCACACGCAGGACAAATCCATCTTTCTTCACGCGGAGAATGGGGCTCTCGGTTACGATCTGCTGCAGGATCCTACGCAATTCGATGTCGATTTTTTCGATGCGGCAGGAAACTTCATCAAAATGCGACCCGGTGGTGCCTTGTTCGACAGCGTAGCCTCCTTTGAAATTGCGCGATCAGGAAAGCTGTCCGCGATTCTTTTGGGGGCCTATCAGGTCAGTGAAAAGGGTGATCTCGCCAATTGGGCCGTACCGGGCCAGTCCGGTGGCGGCATTGGCGGCGCTATGGATCTCGCGTCGTCCGGGAGCAAGGTTATCGTTCTCATGGAACATTGCGATGGCAAGGGTAAGCCAAAATTTGTGCGCGAATGCTCCTATCCGCTCAGCGCGCTTGCGTGTGTCGATACGGTGGTGACTGACCTTGCGCTGCTGGTGCGTCAGGGAAATGGCTTTGAAGTGACTGCGATTGCAGAAGGATTCACGCCAGATGAAATTCGTGCGCTGACACCGATCGACATCACATTTGCACAATCACTAGAGGCGATGTGA
- a CDS encoding TonB-dependent receptor domain-containing protein, with the protein MPPPPFGMIVPRKSFNLGPPLGGPPAVGNINPIFVMPPGMVGALKPDQILIGLGDLAKPRPAPDGFNHIGTEIYTMGGSFGRNRETVQTGNSKDNFSTYFAGSRVQDPSWRDNTDSKQYEFYGDLGWRNETSALHLSLSGQDLKSSGNGLTPAEMLAKDRSSSFIAPSGDTDRRWKIQLSGEHETDSGWNVNGKTYIGHVSRTKQWADGETPQSCADNAATLCNMMGSPYLTLNGNRFPLYSSSYRYASFTNYSEDAYTYGASLEGRVSDTLLGRANDFVIGAALDGSTTSGTVSRSLGEYTSDYVYTNDQGIYQTTSADLRALYFSVYAADQLAVTDRLTVGSALRFNVSDLNRYNGSATNVTYDYDLNMHKTDYSVDPSIGLTYKFNSDLVGYAGYNRESRAPTSFGTMCSNLASTCAFPNFPIADEPLLQTHSNNFEAGLRGQNTVLGDATLSWNVRLFSQMTSDTYWLVLRETRPMFSNVGDSWRRGVRFNAALETGPWTIGLDYILQKSTFEKEFTEFSSDNPSADAMGNITVPKGSEMPNIPNQILNVSVDYAVNDRLKIGALGTGVAGSYAQFDENNTLKKSDPYALLSLNASYKLSDNAEIFGLITNVFDTKYNAMAALIKVNSIPSLGLTNSLGYIPGDGRAFYAGLRVTF; encoded by the coding sequence TTGCCGCCGCCGCCCTTCGGAATGATCGTGCCACGTAAATCGTTCAATCTCGGTCCCCCGCTTGGTGGACCTCCGGCGGTGGGCAACATCAATCCGATCTTTGTGATGCCACCGGGCATGGTTGGAGCGCTGAAGCCGGATCAAATTCTGATCGGCCTTGGGGACTTGGCCAAACCGCGCCCGGCTCCGGACGGCTTCAATCATATCGGGACTGAGATCTACACCATGGGAGGGTCCTTCGGGCGCAATCGCGAGACCGTCCAGACCGGCAATTCCAAAGACAATTTCTCGACCTATTTCGCCGGTAGCAGAGTCCAGGATCCGAGCTGGCGTGATAATACCGACAGTAAACAGTACGAATTCTATGGTGACCTTGGTTGGCGAAATGAGACGTCAGCCCTACACCTTTCCTTGAGTGGCCAGGACCTTAAGTCCTCCGGCAACGGTCTGACACCGGCCGAAATGCTTGCGAAGGACCGTTCAAGTTCCTTCATAGCGCCAAGCGGCGACACGGACAGACGGTGGAAGATACAGCTTTCTGGCGAACATGAGACGGACTCAGGTTGGAACGTGAATGGCAAAACCTACATTGGTCACGTGTCACGGACCAAGCAATGGGCCGATGGTGAAACCCCGCAATCCTGCGCCGATAACGCAGCGACACTTTGCAACATGATGGGCTCGCCCTATCTCACCCTGAATGGTAATCGTTTTCCATTATATTCCAGTTCATACCGTTACGCATCGTTTACCAATTACAGTGAAGACGCTTATACCTACGGTGCATCACTCGAGGGACGAGTCAGCGATACCCTTTTGGGGCGGGCGAACGATTTCGTCATTGGGGCCGCACTCGATGGATCCACGACCTCTGGTACGGTTTCGAGAAGCCTGGGTGAATATACCAGCGACTATGTCTACACCAATGACCAAGGGATCTATCAGACAACCTCGGCCGATTTGCGAGCGCTTTATTTCTCGGTTTATGCTGCAGATCAGCTCGCGGTGACGGATCGGCTGACGGTTGGCAGTGCGCTGCGATTTAACGTTTCAGACCTCAATCGCTACAACGGTTCGGCAACGAACGTCACCTACGACTATGATCTGAACATGCACAAAACCGACTACAGCGTCGATCCCTCAATCGGCCTCACCTACAAGTTCAACAGTGATTTGGTGGGATATGCCGGCTACAACCGCGAAAGCCGGGCTCCTACTTCTTTTGGGACGATGTGCAGCAATCTCGCATCAACCTGTGCGTTTCCCAACTTCCCGATCGCCGACGAACCGCTTTTGCAGACGCACTCGAACAATTTTGAAGCTGGCCTTCGCGGACAAAACACCGTACTCGGCGACGCAACCCTCTCATGGAATGTGCGGCTGTTTTCGCAGATGACCTCGGATACCTATTGGCTGGTATTGCGTGAAACACGCCCGATGTTCAGCAATGTAGGCGACAGCTGGCGCCGGGGCGTTCGCTTCAATGCGGCCCTGGAAACCGGTCCCTGGACGATCGGCCTTGACTACATCCTGCAAAAATCAACCTTCGAAAAGGAATTTACGGAATTCAGTTCGGATAATCCCTCTGCAGATGCAATGGGCAATATCACTGTCCCTAAGGGCTCGGAAATGCCCAATATCCCGAACCAGATATTGAACGTGAGTGTCGACTATGCCGTCAATGATCGCCTGAAAATTGGCGCGTTGGGTACGGGAGTTGCTGGAAGCTATGCTCAATTTGACGAAAACAATACGCTCAAAAAGTCAGACCCTTATGCGCTCCTTTCACTGAATGCGAGCTATAAGCTCAGTGACAATGCTGAAATTTTCGGGCTCATAACCAATGTTTTCGATACGAAATATAACGCAATGGCAGCGCTTATAAAAGTCAACTCCATCCCCAGTTTGGGCCTGACAAATTCGTTGGGTTACATTCCTGGCGACGGTCGCGCCTTCTATGCCGGGCTTCGAGTGACATTCTGA
- a CDS encoding flavin reductase family protein: MQHHVHTNSDKIAADTKSVLPATDWTSESQQIETSAVTSGGGLTAAEEKAALKAKFISGMGRVAAPVSIVATDGPAGRAGVTISAMSSVSADGDRPTLMICLNQSSRTCQALEKNRHFTLNVLNARKHIPIADAFAGRFGTFLPDKFAMGDWKTSRFGIPELNEATAVFHCQVSFTQIVGTHMLIIAEVDEVSEAEGARALVYCSREYRCP, from the coding sequence ATGCAACATCACGTTCACACCAACAGCGACAAAATTGCGGCAGACACCAAGAGTGTTCTTCCTGCAACGGACTGGACATCAGAGTCACAGCAGATAGAGACTTCGGCTGTGACAAGCGGAGGCGGACTGACCGCAGCCGAGGAAAAAGCCGCTCTGAAAGCGAAATTCATCTCTGGCATGGGGCGGGTTGCGGCTCCCGTTTCTATTGTTGCCACCGATGGCCCGGCAGGACGTGCGGGCGTCACAATCTCAGCAATGAGTTCCGTCTCTGCCGATGGTGACCGACCGACCCTGATGATCTGCCTCAACCAGTCATCACGCACATGTCAGGCCCTCGAGAAAAACCGCCATTTCACTCTCAATGTTCTGAATGCACGCAAGCATATCCCCATAGCCGATGCCTTTGCAGGCCGTTTCGGGACATTTTTGCCCGATAAATTCGCGATGGGCGACTGGAAGACCAGCCGATTCGGGATTCCAGAGTTGAATGAGGCGACAGCGGTGTTCCATTGCCAAGTCAGCTTCACCCAGATTGTTGGCACGCATATGCTCATTATCGCAGAAGTTGACGAGGTCAGTGAAGCTGAAGGAGCACGGGCTCTCGTTTACTGTAGCCGTGAATATCGTTGCCCTTGA
- a CDS encoding acyl-CoA dehydrogenase, translated as MVAAKERTVVLATKSTQKQVTPLAQPEPGLTPEQIIQRAIDLRPLLLDGQADAEERGTYSPEMHERFRKAGFYRILQPVMYGGYEFDLTVFSRVIVEIARGCPGSGWCLCLASGHAVNAAALFDKAGQDIIFGNDGEFAAPARGVPGGTATECDDGWIIDGTWDYCSGSPYSTHAIVGVRIAGPAKDGPPDLGIAMVPRSGWEMIDNWRDFIGMRASGSNSIRIDKQLIPKALLVRQNFFAVNIDGGTEGYKLHGNSMYSGRMFGFFQAEITSILVGVGFAALDEFERIVGLRAGAPKLGPPMPGAPDFHRPYGVALGMLEMASNALAAGTRSYLDYCERGVKDPSAYTEFDDLRIQAGLQHAAHLSMDAVEILYSAAGTSTSAKNGSRLQRYYRDISMARTNPGLQFDKTAMQLAARKFPEGPQGPRP; from the coding sequence GTGGTCGCTGCCAAAGAACGCACCGTGGTACTTGCCACAAAGAGCACTCAAAAACAGGTGACGCCATTGGCGCAACCTGAACCCGGCCTCACACCAGAGCAAATCATACAGCGCGCCATTGACTTACGGCCGCTTTTGCTCGACGGCCAAGCCGACGCAGAAGAGCGAGGCACATATTCTCCTGAAATGCATGAGCGTTTTCGCAAGGCCGGTTTCTATCGAATCCTACAGCCTGTGATGTATGGCGGCTATGAGTTTGATCTGACCGTTTTTTCTCGCGTCATCGTCGAAATTGCGCGGGGCTGCCCCGGTTCTGGCTGGTGTCTCTGCCTTGCTTCCGGGCATGCCGTGAATGCTGCAGCTTTGTTTGATAAGGCCGGCCAAGACATTATCTTTGGCAATGACGGCGAATTCGCAGCCCCGGCACGCGGCGTGCCAGGCGGGACAGCCACGGAGTGTGATGACGGCTGGATTATTGACGGAACCTGGGATTATTGCTCCGGTTCGCCCTATAGCACACATGCTATCGTCGGCGTTCGCATCGCGGGTCCAGCGAAAGACGGACCGCCAGACCTTGGAATTGCAATGGTTCCAAGGTCTGGCTGGGAGATGATCGACAACTGGCGCGACTTCATCGGCATGCGCGCCAGTGGCTCAAACAGTATCCGCATCGACAAGCAATTGATCCCCAAGGCTCTGCTGGTTCGCCAAAACTTCTTCGCCGTCAATATCGATGGTGGCACCGAAGGTTACAAGTTGCACGGTAACTCCATGTATTCAGGCCGTATGTTCGGCTTCTTCCAGGCGGAGATCACTTCAATTTTGGTGGGTGTCGGCTTTGCCGCGCTGGACGAATTCGAACGGATCGTAGGACTGCGGGCAGGGGCTCCGAAACTCGGACCGCCGATGCCAGGTGCGCCGGACTTCCACCGACCCTATGGCGTCGCACTGGGCATGCTCGAAATGGCATCCAATGCTCTCGCAGCCGGCACTCGTTCCTATCTCGACTATTGCGAACGTGGCGTGAAGGACCCCAGCGCTTATACGGAGTTCGACGATCTTCGCATTCAAGCAGGGTTGCAGCACGCGGCGCATCTGTCGATGGACGCCGTCGAGATCCTCTATAGTGCTGCCGGCACGAGCACTTCGGCGAAAAATGGTTCACGGCTTCAGCGCTATTACCGTGACATTTCCATGGCGCGCACCAATCCCGGCCTGCAATTCGACAAAACGGCCATGCAGTTGGCTGCGCGGAAATTTCCAGAAGGACCGCAAGGCCCCCGCCCGTAA
- a CDS encoding thiolase domain-containing protein: MSIRGKAFIVGAYEHPGRNLPDHSVQQIHAECAMGALDDAGLSIKDVDGYFSNGQLGFGGISMAEYLGLRLNYIDSTFTGGSSYMAHVGHAAAAIAAGKCKVALVTQGAKVRGVIRGAKHTADTPEFPFETVYGETNAAIYALAARRHMHEYGTTAEQLAAVKVAAAAYAQHNPNALLRKPVSIDDVVNSPIIADPLHRLDCCVVTDGGGALVLVAPEIARSLKRQSVKLLGHAEAIRHGGDGPSDFASTAAALSGPRAFIEAGVSPRDVRYASIYDSFTITVIMTLEDLGFCAKGEGGAFVASGALGLDGLLPINTDGGGLCNNHPGYQGGMVRTIEAVRQLRGEANPNTQVKNCTIALAHGTGGGMSRHASVTLVLGQEDA, translated from the coding sequence ATGAGTATCCGTGGCAAGGCCTTCATTGTTGGGGCCTACGAGCATCCGGGCCGTAATCTGCCTGACCATTCCGTGCAGCAAATCCACGCAGAATGTGCGATGGGCGCACTTGATGACGCAGGCCTGTCCATCAAAGACGTGGATGGTTATTTCAGCAATGGTCAGTTGGGGTTCGGTGGCATTTCCATGGCCGAATATCTCGGCCTGAGATTGAACTACATCGATTCCACCTTTACCGGTGGCTCCTCCTATATGGCGCATGTCGGCCATGCCGCTGCTGCCATTGCCGCAGGAAAGTGCAAGGTTGCCCTTGTCACGCAAGGGGCCAAGGTGCGGGGTGTTATTCGCGGTGCCAAGCATACTGCGGATACCCCGGAGTTCCCCTTCGAGACAGTCTATGGCGAAACCAATGCGGCCATTTATGCGCTGGCTGCGCGTCGGCATATGCATGAATACGGCACGACGGCAGAGCAGCTCGCCGCCGTCAAAGTTGCGGCGGCGGCCTATGCGCAACACAATCCAAATGCGTTGTTGCGCAAGCCCGTTTCAATCGACGATGTTGTCAATTCACCAATCATTGCGGATCCCCTTCATCGGCTCGATTGCTGCGTCGTGACCGATGGTGGCGGCGCTCTTGTTCTTGTTGCTCCTGAAATTGCGCGCAGCTTGAAGCGCCAGAGCGTGAAGCTTTTGGGTCATGCCGAAGCGATCCGGCATGGTGGAGATGGCCCAAGCGATTTTGCCAGCACGGCAGCGGCGCTTTCAGGACCCCGTGCATTCATTGAGGCGGGTGTCAGCCCTCGAGACGTTCGCTATGCCTCGATTTATGACTCCTTCACAATCACAGTCATTATGACTTTGGAGGATCTCGGCTTTTGCGCGAAAGGTGAGGGTGGTGCATTCGTTGCCAGCGGCGCGCTGGGGCTTGATGGCCTGCTCCCGATCAACACCGATGGCGGCGGCCTCTGCAACAACCATCCTGGCTATCAAGGCGGTATGGTGCGAACCATCGAAGCGGTGCGCCAGCTGCGGGGCGAAGCCAATCCAAATACACAGGTTAAAAACTGCACCATAGCACTGGCGCACGGAACCGGCGGCGGCATGTCGCGGCACGCCAGCGTTACGCTGGTGTTGGGTCAGGAGGACGCGTGA
- a CDS encoding aspartate/glutamate racemase family protein, with protein sequence MANAETNSGRGKGYGWRLSLGMLLPSSNPVAEPELTRMLPQGVSLLTTRLKLAGSSREELLGMTGQIEGAVPLLCDAGVDRIVFNCTAVSTFDVEMGNMLRQRIEKIAARPATSTADGVIAGLKALGAKRIALITPYISSVVERETAFLQHHGFEVVRAVGRDLDEGKAMSSVEPGQWYRWALDHAGCGADVYFLSCTAIRVIDIVATLERDLGVPVLTSNQAMLWWCLRNAGLNDSPEAFGRLFTKHLPA encoded by the coding sequence ATGGCAAATGCAGAAACCAATTCGGGGCGGGGCAAAGGTTATGGCTGGCGTCTGAGTTTGGGCATGCTGTTGCCGTCGAGCAACCCGGTGGCCGAGCCGGAACTGACGCGGATGCTTCCGCAGGGGGTTTCGCTCCTGACGACCCGGCTCAAGCTCGCCGGCAGTAGCCGTGAAGAACTCTTGGGAATGACGGGGCAAATCGAAGGTGCAGTTCCCTTGCTGTGCGACGCAGGCGTCGATCGCATTGTCTTCAATTGCACGGCCGTATCAACGTTCGACGTGGAAATGGGCAATATGCTGCGCCAGCGGATCGAAAAGATTGCGGCGCGGCCTGCGACCAGCACCGCAGACGGTGTGATTGCAGGCCTCAAGGCTCTCGGTGCCAAGCGCATCGCGCTGATCACCCCCTATATTTCATCCGTCGTCGAGCGTGAGACGGCATTTCTCCAACATCACGGTTTTGAGGTGGTCCGCGCTGTGGGGCGCGACCTTGATGAAGGCAAGGCGATGTCGTCGGTGGAGCCGGGGCAATGGTATCGCTGGGCGCTGGACCATGCAGGTTGCGGTGCCGACGTTTACTTCCTCAGCTGCACGGCCATTCGCGTCATCGATATCGTCGCCACGCTTGAGCGTGATCTTGGTGTGCCTGTGCTGACCAGCAATCAGGCAATGCTCTGGTGGTGCCTGCGCAATGCTGGGTTGAATGATAGCCCCGAGGCTTTTGGTCGTTTGTTCACCAAACACTTGCCTGCGTAA
- a CDS encoding MFS transporter, giving the protein MRLFPFHSTHPRYGRAILAACSLILCMNAAFPIYGASVINTSMVTSLGWDRSLLGLLVSVNMAVTGITAPLVGSAVNRFGARLVLIAGSLLLLLGASAMAFWVEKPWQVVVAFGILMGLAMSAGGFVANQACVAAWFDKKRARAFAVLYATMGVGGFVAAPLISRSIALSDWRAGWLVFIGAGALALFLAIFVVRDTPPGASDANVAKFAQFDASGDQKGSVYKSPALWLVITCIVTAGAGCSFYIAHGLALLHDSSFAPTDAAASLSLMAASTLLGNFAVGAFSERLGTRNILAAGLLVFAFGILTLGYAHNSIMLYAYAVLLGAGYGAVQVSSMALLSETFDSRHFAAVSGFAISMMTIASAVAPIVVGQLFDHTHTYMPSVLTIAALNGIAAVLMATNRRAFLSGTPQVHAT; this is encoded by the coding sequence ATGAGGCTGTTTCCATTTCATTCCACACATCCTCGGTATGGCCGAGCCATCCTGGCCGCATGCTCGCTTATCCTATGCATGAACGCGGCGTTTCCCATCTACGGTGCAAGCGTGATCAACACGTCCATGGTCACATCGCTGGGCTGGGATCGCAGTCTCCTCGGGCTGCTCGTGTCCGTCAACATGGCCGTTACCGGCATTACAGCGCCGCTCGTCGGATCCGCAGTCAATCGCTTTGGTGCACGCCTCGTGCTGATCGCAGGCAGCCTGTTGTTGCTGCTTGGAGCGAGCGCAATGGCTTTCTGGGTTGAAAAGCCCTGGCAGGTCGTCGTTGCATTTGGCATCCTCATGGGCTTGGCCATGAGTGCTGGTGGTTTCGTTGCCAATCAGGCTTGTGTCGCAGCCTGGTTTGATAAAAAGCGGGCTCGGGCCTTTGCGGTGCTTTATGCCACAATGGGCGTTGGCGGTTTTGTTGCGGCACCGCTGATTAGCCGGTCCATTGCCCTTAGCGATTGGCGCGCCGGATGGCTGGTCTTCATCGGTGCCGGAGCCTTGGCTTTGTTTCTGGCAATCTTCGTTGTGCGCGATACGCCACCGGGCGCAAGCGATGCCAATGTTGCGAAATTCGCACAATTCGATGCTTCGGGAGATCAAAAGGGCTCGGTCTACAAATCACCGGCACTGTGGCTGGTGATCACATGCATTGTCACGGCTGGTGCCGGATGTTCATTCTATATCGCCCATGGCTTGGCGCTTCTGCATGATTCCAGCTTTGCCCCGACGGATGCTGCAGCATCACTATCCTTGATGGCCGCCTCGACCTTGCTGGGCAACTTCGCCGTTGGAGCCTTCAGTGAGCGTTTGGGAACCCGCAATATTCTCGCGGCTGGCCTCCTTGTCTTTGCTTTTGGTATATTGACACTCGGTTACGCTCATAATTCAATCATGCTCTATGCCTATGCCGTATTGTTGGGCGCGGGCTATGGTGCGGTGCAGGTGAGCTCAATGGCCCTGCTGAGCGAAACCTTTGATTCACGGCATTTTGCTGCGGTCTCCGGCTTTGCAATTTCAATGATGACGATCGCAAGCGCTGTCGCGCCAATCGTTGTCGGACAGTTGTTCGATCACACCCACACCTATATGCCGAGTGTCCTGACCATTGCCGCGCTGAATGGTATTGCCGCAGTGCTGATGGCCACCAATCGTCGGGCTTTTTTGTCCGGCACCCCCCAGGTACACGCCACCTAA
- a CDS encoding OB-fold domain-containing protein, which produces MEDRQEAQALPIPVPVVFPETEPFWTNARKGKLLLPFCTHCAKPVWYPKAFCTACGSFELDWREASGLGEIYSFTDVMKGEGAYRETPGYILALIDLDEGVRMLSNLVDYSRETLRIGQRVKVVFHNSSDATALPRFTPA; this is translated from the coding sequence ATGGAAGACCGTCAAGAAGCGCAAGCGCTTCCCATTCCTGTTCCGGTGGTTTTCCCGGAAACAGAACCATTCTGGACGAATGCCCGGAAAGGCAAGCTGCTGCTGCCGTTCTGTACGCATTGTGCGAAGCCGGTTTGGTATCCAAAAGCATTCTGCACCGCGTGCGGTAGCTTTGAGCTTGACTGGCGTGAAGCGTCCGGCTTGGGCGAAATCTATAGCTTCACGGACGTCATGAAAGGTGAGGGTGCCTATCGTGAGACGCCGGGCTACATTCTTGCGCTGATCGACCTTGATGAGGGCGTGCGCATGCTCAGTAACCTCGTCGACTATAGCCGGGAAACGCTGCGCATAGGTCAGCGCGTAAAGGTCGTGTTTCACAATAGCAGCGACGCCACCGCTCTCCCACGATTCACACCGGCCTGA
- a CDS encoding helix-turn-helix domain-containing protein produces MSENIRALSRGLNVLEFLSETGGATRQATVAHFGLSRPTIYRLLGTLEKSGLISLGDDGVYRPTIATRALKEGLTDDVWALWAAEPILLELQKEVVWTSEITTFDAYSCTMLKRDTTHSLNPYHINLLDFDDNHRSMLTSACGLAYLAFCPQQQRAQILDHLGHFGDRTHSDSQRPDSQRGAGAHTRNLINKVISDGYAVEQRNSYPLIAAIAVPIRYDNRVLACLSIVWLPRAVKLQDGITQFLPALKRAQSFIEQKLLDDASIEYDTNFTAKYVHHEQQHELI; encoded by the coding sequence ATGTCAGAAAACATCAGAGCTTTGTCCCGTGGACTCAATGTGCTTGAGTTTCTCAGCGAAACCGGCGGCGCGACCAGACAGGCCACGGTTGCCCATTTCGGGCTCTCGCGACCCACGATCTATCGTTTACTCGGTACCCTTGAAAAAAGCGGCCTTATCTCGCTTGGTGACGATGGTGTCTATCGACCGACCATTGCTACGCGCGCCCTCAAGGAAGGGTTGACGGATGACGTATGGGCGCTCTGGGCGGCTGAGCCCATTCTGCTCGAGTTACAAAAGGAAGTGGTCTGGACCAGTGAGATCACCACCTTCGATGCTTACAGCTGTACAATGCTCAAGCGCGATACAACCCACTCACTAAACCCCTATCATATCAACCTGCTGGATTTTGATGACAACCACCGATCAATGCTGACAAGTGCATGCGGTCTTGCCTATTTGGCCTTCTGCCCCCAACAACAGCGGGCGCAGATTCTCGATCATCTCGGACATTTTGGCGATCGGACCCATTCCGATAGTCAGCGGCCCGATAGTCAGCGAGGTGCCGGTGCCCACACTCGAAATTTGATCAACAAAGTTATTAGTGATGGTTACGCTGTCGAGCAACGAAACTCGTATCCACTGATCGCGGCCATCGCCGTTCCCATTCGTTATGACAATCGTGTGCTTGCATGTCTGAGCATTGTTTGGCTTCCGCGTGCTGTAAAGCTGCAGGATGGCATCACTCAGTTTTTACCGGCTCTCAAGCGAGCACAATCTTTCATTGAACAAAAGCTCCTGGACGATGCATCAATTGAATATGATACGAATTTTACTGCCAAATATGTCCATCATGAGCAACAGCACGAGCTGATTTAA
- a CDS encoding SRPBCC family protein: protein MNKGGDDFFNLPFRSGTEITREKTMKLSQSVELKAPAAEVWTFISDFYNFHAWQPHIESTAPGPAKGERIVKMKRGNTILDRIAVLDNEKRTLAYEMVPNQDLPPGAPKLEGFLATFVVGESGAGSKVEYSIAVDVPSAIQEMAEKGIGSDISGALQGLKDKFEEA, encoded by the coding sequence GTGAACAAAGGTGGGGACGATTTTTTTAATCTTCCGTTTCGTTCCGGGACGGAAATAACAAGGGAGAAGACAATGAAACTATCTCAGTCAGTCGAATTGAAGGCACCCGCTGCGGAAGTCTGGACGTTCATCAGCGATTTTTACAATTTTCATGCTTGGCAGCCCCATATTGAATCTACGGCTCCGGGGCCAGCCAAGGGTGAGCGCATTGTCAAGATGAAGCGCGGCAACACCATCCTTGATCGCATTGCTGTGCTTGACAATGAAAAGCGCACACTTGCTTACGAAATGGTTCCGAACCAGGATCTGCCTCCAGGTGCGCCGAAGCTTGAAGGGTTTCTGGCGACATTCGTTGTGGGTGAGTCAGGTGCGGGCTCTAAAGTTGAGTATAGCATTGCTGTTGACGTGCCGAGTGCGATCCAGGAAATGGCAGAAAAAGGAATTGGCAGCGACATCTCCGGTGCCTTGCAGGGGCTGAAGGACAAGTTTGAAGAAGCCTGA